The proteins below are encoded in one region of Parvicella tangerina:
- a CDS encoding PorP/SprF family type IX secretion system membrane protein, which yields MRVNKIFFGLLLVLVGFAGKAQNQFHVTQYMTHHPLINPGAVGAFENLNGALFYRAQWVGFDGAPNVAGFNINSPIGNGNSNVGLTLVNDRIGVNNTTDVSGNYAYSIQTSLKTKLSFGLSATLRMNQSNYADVETNGVVDPSFQANSPTLLMPNFKFGTYFNSRKYYIGFAIPNLLHNEIVNNGGYSGKTTFDFSQMHFYLHGGYKFEINPKFDLNVSTLLKQVAGAPLQSDLNVLAEYMRKFGLGFSYRTSNEIAALAQFRINDMFKLGYSYDYTLNNLGNYSSGSHEIMFVFDIKSNAEEPVIEAPRF from the coding sequence ATGAGAGTAAATAAAATATTTTTCGGACTCCTACTAGTCTTAGTAGGGTTTGCTGGCAAGGCGCAAAATCAGTTTCATGTCACGCAGTACATGACCCATCATCCATTGATCAATCCTGGAGCGGTAGGAGCTTTTGAGAATCTGAATGGGGCACTTTTTTATCGAGCTCAATGGGTGGGATTTGATGGTGCTCCTAATGTAGCAGGCTTCAACATCAACTCTCCGATTGGTAATGGAAATTCAAATGTAGGTTTGACGCTGGTAAATGATCGAATTGGAGTAAACAATACAACAGATGTAAGTGGTAACTATGCTTATAGTATTCAAACTTCTTTAAAGACAAAATTAAGCTTCGGATTATCTGCTACTTTAAGAATGAATCAAAGTAATTATGCCGATGTAGAAACAAATGGAGTGGTTGACCCGAGTTTTCAGGCTAATTCACCTACTTTGCTGATGCCGAACTTCAAGTTTGGAACATACTTCAACAGTCGGAAATACTACATTGGATTTGCAATTCCGAATCTATTGCATAATGAGATCGTTAACAACGGAGGCTACTCTGGTAAAACAACATTTGATTTTAGTCAGATGCATTTTTATTTGCATGGTGGTTATAAGTTTGAGATCAACCCAAAGTTTGATCTAAATGTATCTACCTTATTGAAACAAGTTGCTGGAGCTCCGCTGCAGTCAGATTTGAATGTACTGGCTGAATACATGAGAAAATTTGGTTTAGGCTTTTCATACAGAACGAGTAATGAAATAGCTGCTCTTGCTCAATTTAGAATTAACGATATGTTCAAGCTTGGGTATTCTTATGATTATACCTTGAATAATCTGGGGAATTATTCCTCGGGAAGTCATGAAATCATGTTCGTATTCGATATTAAGAGTAACGCTGAAGAACCAGTAATAGAAGCACCAAGATTTTAA